The following are from one region of the Anguilla rostrata isolate EN2019 chromosome 7, ASM1855537v3, whole genome shotgun sequence genome:
- the LOC135259885 gene encoding neuronal cell adhesion molecule-like isoform X5, which translates to MNRKRKYELLGGPALVLVLGHMISALEVPLDLPQPPTITHQSPKDYIIDPRENIVIHCEAKGKPHPSFSWTRNGTHFNIDKDPRVTMKSDSGTLVIDISRERAEVYEGVYQCIARNEHGTAVSNNIVIRQSRSPLWSKERNDPFVVQEGVSLILPCRPPAGLPPPIVFWMDNNFQRLPQSERVSQALNGDLYFSNVLTEDTRNDYICYARFPHTQTIQQKQPITVKVLNVDAINETMAALLNDTDFFGDSPVGERRPSFMLPPGSRSTKMVLRGEDLELECIAEGLPTPEISWSRENAELPSDRTSDHSFQKTLKIAEVTEADAGDYRCTASNVLDTVHHIITVIVKAAPYWRKAPKNLILAPRETGVLTCQAKGNPKPTVTWSMNGVPIENTPKDPSRTIDDDTITFSDAQTGSSAVYQCNVSNEYGYLLANAFVNVLNEPPRILTSLNQVYQVIRDTPALLDCASFGSPIPNITWFKEGENRVLSKDPYGLHENGTLEIHEAQPLNSGRYTCVATNDLGKKENHVYLEVKEPTRIVKQDEHKEVERSKNAVFECRVTHDPSLIPTVTWLKDSGELPDDERFVVDSDSLTITGVTEEDEGAYTCIMNTTLDQDSATAILTVVEATPPPPIVYERPDPPTDLELTDLQSRSVQLTWTPGDEHNSEIQSFLIQYEDALHQPDVWLNLTDVPGSKTTALLDLSPYAHYAFRVLALNKMGLSQPSARSQEYRTMGAAPDENPSGVEGVGTEHDNMVISWKPLTGLQSNGPELQYKVIWRLKDVDNDWSSVTVANVSKFVVSGTPTFVPYEIKVQAVNKFGSGPEPEVFLGYSGEDLPTVAPGNIRVQVQNSTLAEVHWDPVPPETVRGRLKGYRVHYWKERSLHKHHPHLEEQQVLTFSRNKTHGKLPGLHPYSLYTFNVRAFNGRGDGQHSTNQQFKTPEGVPGLPALLRVTNIHLDSVTLEWEPPFERNGLLTGYTLRYQPINSTSELGPLEEVTLLPNETSFTLQNLKPITRYKFYLHANTAQGPGPARTEEAISIMDEALMGKPAVEVGKVPPAVPAFGNVSWSVRENGAVINWEYWGADKSVYVEYVVENSKEDWKREYVNGSQTYQIEGLKPGTSYRVRVVARDQSDAIVHSTEDLSITVPAMASRQVDIATQGWFIGLMCAIALLILVLLIVCFIKRNKGGKYPVKEKEDAHADPEIQPMKEDDGTFGEYSDTEDHKPLKGSRTPSNGTVKKDDSDDSLVDYGEGGDGQFNEDGSFIGQYSGKKEKDTAEGNESSEAPSPVNAMNSFV; encoded by the exons atgaacaggaagaggaagtacGAGCTGCTCGGGGGGCCCGCGCTCGTGCTGGTCCTGGGTCACATGATCTCAGCGCTGGAAGTGCCTCTTGACC TTCCCCAGCCACCGACTATAACTCACCAGTCGCCGAAAGACTACATCATCGACCCGCGAGAAAACATCGTCATCCACTGCGAGGCCAAAGGGAAGCCCCATCCCAG CTTTTCGTGGACCAGAAACGGGACGCACTTCAACATCGACAAGGACCCGCGGGTCACCATGAAGTCAGACTCGGGGACCCTGGTGATCGACATCAGCCGGGAGAGGGCGGAGGTGTACGAGGGGGTGTACCAGTGCATCGCCCGGAACGAGCACGGGACCGCCGTCTCCAACAACATCGTCATCCGCCAGTCCC GGTCCCCCTTGTGGTCAAAAGAGAGAAATGACCCATTCGTCGTGCAGGAGGGCGTGTCCCTGATTCTGCCATGTCGGCCCCCGGCCGGCCTTCCTCCGCCAATCGTATTCTGGATGGACAACA ATTTCCAGAGGCTTCCCCAAAGCGAGCGCGTGTCCCAGGCCTTGAACGGAGACCTGTACTTCTCCAACGTGCTGACGGAGGACACCCGCAACGACTACATCTGCTACGCCAGGTTCCCGCACACGCAGACCATACAGCAGAAGCAGCCCATCACCGTGAAGGTCCTCAACG TGGATGCAATCAATGAGACAATGGCAGCTTTATTGAATGACACTGATTTTTTTGGTG ACAGCCCAGTGGGGGAGCGGCGGCCATCTTTTATGCTCCCACCGGGGTCCAGGAGCACCAAGATGGTCCTGAGGGGCGAGGACCTGGAGCTGGAATGCATCGCCGAGGGCCT gccGACCCCAGAGATCTCCTGGAGCAGGGAGAACGCAGAGCTGCCTAGCGACAGGACCTCCGATCACAGCTTCCAGAAGACTCTGAAGATTGCCGAGGTGACGGAGGCGGACGCGGGGGACTACCGCTGCACGGCCAGCAATGTCCTGGACACTGTTCACCACATCATCACCGTCATCGTGAAAG CTGCCCCGTACTGGAGAAAAGCCCCCAAAAACCTGATTCTGGCACCCCGTGAGACGGGCGTTCTCACCTGCCAGGCCAAGGGGAACCCCAAGCCCACAGTCACCTGGTCCATGAACGGCGTGCCCATTGAGA ATACACCCAAAGACCCCAGCAGGACGATTGATGATGACACCATCACCTTCTCCGACGCCCAGACCGGATCCAGTGCAGTGTACCAGTGCAACGTCTCCAATGAATATGGATATTTGCTGGCCAACGCATTTGTCAATGTCCTCA ACGAACCTCCGAGGATCCTGACATCACTCAACCAAGTGTACCAGGTGATCCGTGACACCCCGGCCCTGCTGGATTGTGCTTCTTTTGGGTCTCCCATACCGAACATCACATG GTTTAAGGAGGGCGAGAATAGGGTCCTCTCCAAGGACCCGTACGGCCTGCACGAGAACGGAACGTTAGAGATCCACGAGGCTCAGCCCCTCAACAGTGGCCGGTACACCTGCGTGGCCACAAATGACCTGGGCAAGAAGGAGAACCACGTCTACCTGGAGGTCAAAG AGCCCACCCGTATCGTGAAGCAAGACGAGCACAAGGAGGTGGAGAGAAGCAAAAACGCGGTCTTCGAGTGCAGGGTGACCCACGACCCCTCCCTGATCCCCACCGTCACCTGGCTGAAGGACAGCGGAGAGCTGCCCGACGACGAGAG GTTTGTGGTGGACTCCGACAGCCTGACCATCACCGGGGTGACTGAGGAGGACGAGGGCGCGTACACCTGCATCATGAACACTACGCTGGACCAGGACTCCGCCACCGCCATCCTCACCGTCGTCG AGGCTACCCCACCTCCACCTATCGTCTACG AACGACCGGACCCGCCCACCGACCTGGAGCTGACGGACCTGCAGAGCCGAAGCGTCCAGCTCACCTGGACACCTGGAGACGAACACAACAGCGAAATCCAGA GCTTCCTCATCCAGTACGAGGACGCGCTTCACCAGCCCGACGTGTGGCTGAACCTCACCGACGTCCCGGGGTCCAAGACCACCgccctgctggacctgtcccCCTACGCGCACTACGCCTTCCGGGTCCTGGCGCTCAACAAGATGGGCCTGAGCCAGCCCAGCGCCCGGTCGCAGGAGTACAGGACCATGGGGGCAG CACCCGATGAAAACCCTTCTGGAGTGGAAGGTGTAGGAACCGAACACGACAACATGGTGATATCatggaag CCCCTGACAGGCCTGCAGTCCAACGGCCCCGAGCTGCAGTACAAAGTCATCTGGAGGCTGAAGGACGTGGACAACGACTGGTCCTCCGTGACGGTGGCCAACGTGTCCAAGTTCGTGGTCTCGGGGACGCCCACCTTCGTCCCGTACGAGATCAAGGTCCAGGCCGTGAACAAGTTCGGGAGCGGCCCGGAGCCGGAGGTGTTCCTGGGCTACTCTGGAGAGGACT TGCCCACGGTCGCCCCCGGCAACATCAGGGTCCAGGTGCAGAACAGCACGCTGGCGGAAGTGCACTGGGACCCCGTCCCTCCCGAAACGGTCCGGGGGCGACTGAAAGGCTACAGG GTGCACTACTGGAAGGAAAGGAGTCTGCACAAACACCACCCACacctggaggagcagcaggtCCTGACCTTcagcagaaataaaacccaCGGCAAGCTGCCCGGCCTCCACCCCTACAGCCTCTACACCTTCAACGTCCGGGCCTTCAACGGAAGAGGGGACGGGCAACACAGCACCAATCAGCAGTTCAAGACCCCCGAGGGAG TGCCCGGACTCCCGGCTCTCCTGAGGGTTACCAACATCCACCTGGACTCTGTGACTCTGGAGTGGGAGCCTCCATTCGAGCGCAATGGGCTCCTGACGGGATACACACTCAGATACCAGCCCA TCAACAGCACCAGCGAGCTTGGGCCGCTGGAGGAAGTGACTCTCCTGCCCAACGAGACTTCCTTCACTCTGCAGAATCTGAAGCCCATCACCCGCTACAAGTTTTACCTCCACGCAAACACGGCACAAGGCCCGGGACCTGCCAGGACAGAAGAAGCGATTTCCATTATGGATGAGG CTTTAATGGGAAAGCCCGCAGTAGAAGTGGGCAAAG TGCCTCCCGCCGTTCCGGCTTTTGGGAATGTTAGCTGGTCCGTCAGGGAGAACGGAGCCGTTATCAATTGGGAATACTGGGGAGCCGATAAGAGCGTTTATGTTGAATATGTCGTAGAAAACA GTAAAGAAGATTGGAAAAGAGAGTATGTTAATGGCTCCCAGACGTATCAGATAGAAGGCTTAAAGCCGGGAACTTCGTATAGAGTGCGAGTTGTCGCTAGAGATCAGTCCGACGCGATCGTGCACAGTACAGAGGATTTATCGATTACGGTTCCAG CCATGGCGAGCCGGCAGGTGGACATCGCCACGCAGGGCTGGTTCATCGGCCTAATGTGTGCCATCGCCCTGCTCATCCTGGTGCTGCTCATCGTCTGCTTCATCAAGAGGAACAAGGGGGGCAAGTACCCGG tgaaagaaaaagaggacgCTCACGCAGATCCCGAAATCCAGCCAATGAAGGAGGACGACGGAACCTTCGGGGAGTACAG CGACACCGAGGACCATAAGCCCCTGAAAGGGAGCCGCACGCCATCCAACGGGACGGTAAAGAAAGACGACAGTGACGACAGTTTAGTTGACTACGGGGAAGGCGGAGACGGGCAGTTCAACGAGGACGGATCGTTTATCGGACAGTACAGcgggaagaaggagaaggacacCGCCGAGGGGAACGAGAGCTCGGAGGCGCCCTCCCCCGTTAACGCCATGAACTCATTCGTGTAA
- the LOC135259885 gene encoding neuronal cell adhesion molecule-like isoform X1, translating into MNRKRKYELLGGPALVLVLGHMISALEVPLDLPQPPTITHQSPKDYIIDPRENIVIHCEAKGKPHPSFSWTRNGTHFNIDKDPRVTMKSDSGTLVIDISRERAEVYEGVYQCIARNEHGTAVSNNIVIRQSRSPLWSKERNDPFVVQEGVSLILPCRPPAGLPPPIVFWMDNNFQRLPQSERVSQALNGDLYFSNVLTEDTRNDYICYARFPHTQTIQQKQPITVKVLNVDAINETMAALLNDTDFFGDSPVGERRPSFMLPPGSRSTKMVLRGEDLELECIAEGLPTPEISWSRENAELPSDRTSDHSFQKTLKIAEVTEADAGDYRCTASNVLDTVHHIITVIVKAAPYWRKAPKNLILAPRETGVLTCQAKGNPKPTVTWSMNGVPIENTPKDPSRTIDDDTITFSDAQTGSSAVYQCNVSNEYGYLLANAFVNVLNEPPRILTSLNQVYQVIRDTPALLDCASFGSPIPNITWFKEGENRVLSKDPYGLHENGTLEIHEAQPLNSGRYTCVATNDLGKKENHVYLEVKEPTRIVKQDEHKEVERSKNAVFECRVTHDPSLIPTVTWLKDSGELPDDERFVVDSDSLTITGVTEEDEGAYTCIMNTTLDQDSATAILTVVEATPPPPIVYERPDPPTDLELTDLQSRSVQLTWTPGDEHNSEIQSFLIQYEDALHQPDVWLNLTDVPGSKTTALLDLSPYAHYAFRVLALNKMGLSQPSARSQEYRTMGAAPDENPSGVEGVGTEHDNMVISWKPLTGLQSNGPELQYKVIWRLKDVDNDWSSVTVANVSKFVVSGTPTFVPYEIKVQAVNKFGSGPEPEVFLGYSGEDLPTVAPGNIRVQVQNSTLAEVHWDPVPPETVRGRLKGYRVHYWKERSLHKHHPHLEEQQVLTFSRNKTHGKLPGLHPYSLYTFNVRAFNGRGDGQHSTNQQFKTPEGVPGLPALLRVTNIHLDSVTLEWEPPFERNGLLTGYTLRYQPINSTSELGPLEEVTLLPNETSFTLQNLKPITRYKFYLHANTAQGPGPARTEEAISIMDEALMGKPAVEVGKGRTEPPHPISPITQSPRPTFRKVPPAVPAFGNVSWSVRENGAVINWEYWGADKSVYVEYVVENSKEDWKREYVNGSQTYQIEGLKPGTSYRVRVVARDQSDAIVHSTEDLSITVPAMASRQVDIATQGWFIGLMCAIALLILVLLIVCFIKRNKGGKYPVKEKEDAHADPEIQPMKEDDGTFGEYSDTEDHKPLKGSRTPSNGTVKKDDSDDSLVDYGEGGDGQFNEDGSFIGQYSGKKEKDTAEGNESSEAPSPVNAMNSFV; encoded by the exons atgaacaggaagaggaagtacGAGCTGCTCGGGGGGCCCGCGCTCGTGCTGGTCCTGGGTCACATGATCTCAGCGCTGGAAGTGCCTCTTGACC TTCCCCAGCCACCGACTATAACTCACCAGTCGCCGAAAGACTACATCATCGACCCGCGAGAAAACATCGTCATCCACTGCGAGGCCAAAGGGAAGCCCCATCCCAG CTTTTCGTGGACCAGAAACGGGACGCACTTCAACATCGACAAGGACCCGCGGGTCACCATGAAGTCAGACTCGGGGACCCTGGTGATCGACATCAGCCGGGAGAGGGCGGAGGTGTACGAGGGGGTGTACCAGTGCATCGCCCGGAACGAGCACGGGACCGCCGTCTCCAACAACATCGTCATCCGCCAGTCCC GGTCCCCCTTGTGGTCAAAAGAGAGAAATGACCCATTCGTCGTGCAGGAGGGCGTGTCCCTGATTCTGCCATGTCGGCCCCCGGCCGGCCTTCCTCCGCCAATCGTATTCTGGATGGACAACA ATTTCCAGAGGCTTCCCCAAAGCGAGCGCGTGTCCCAGGCCTTGAACGGAGACCTGTACTTCTCCAACGTGCTGACGGAGGACACCCGCAACGACTACATCTGCTACGCCAGGTTCCCGCACACGCAGACCATACAGCAGAAGCAGCCCATCACCGTGAAGGTCCTCAACG TGGATGCAATCAATGAGACAATGGCAGCTTTATTGAATGACACTGATTTTTTTGGTG ACAGCCCAGTGGGGGAGCGGCGGCCATCTTTTATGCTCCCACCGGGGTCCAGGAGCACCAAGATGGTCCTGAGGGGCGAGGACCTGGAGCTGGAATGCATCGCCGAGGGCCT gccGACCCCAGAGATCTCCTGGAGCAGGGAGAACGCAGAGCTGCCTAGCGACAGGACCTCCGATCACAGCTTCCAGAAGACTCTGAAGATTGCCGAGGTGACGGAGGCGGACGCGGGGGACTACCGCTGCACGGCCAGCAATGTCCTGGACACTGTTCACCACATCATCACCGTCATCGTGAAAG CTGCCCCGTACTGGAGAAAAGCCCCCAAAAACCTGATTCTGGCACCCCGTGAGACGGGCGTTCTCACCTGCCAGGCCAAGGGGAACCCCAAGCCCACAGTCACCTGGTCCATGAACGGCGTGCCCATTGAGA ATACACCCAAAGACCCCAGCAGGACGATTGATGATGACACCATCACCTTCTCCGACGCCCAGACCGGATCCAGTGCAGTGTACCAGTGCAACGTCTCCAATGAATATGGATATTTGCTGGCCAACGCATTTGTCAATGTCCTCA ACGAACCTCCGAGGATCCTGACATCACTCAACCAAGTGTACCAGGTGATCCGTGACACCCCGGCCCTGCTGGATTGTGCTTCTTTTGGGTCTCCCATACCGAACATCACATG GTTTAAGGAGGGCGAGAATAGGGTCCTCTCCAAGGACCCGTACGGCCTGCACGAGAACGGAACGTTAGAGATCCACGAGGCTCAGCCCCTCAACAGTGGCCGGTACACCTGCGTGGCCACAAATGACCTGGGCAAGAAGGAGAACCACGTCTACCTGGAGGTCAAAG AGCCCACCCGTATCGTGAAGCAAGACGAGCACAAGGAGGTGGAGAGAAGCAAAAACGCGGTCTTCGAGTGCAGGGTGACCCACGACCCCTCCCTGATCCCCACCGTCACCTGGCTGAAGGACAGCGGAGAGCTGCCCGACGACGAGAG GTTTGTGGTGGACTCCGACAGCCTGACCATCACCGGGGTGACTGAGGAGGACGAGGGCGCGTACACCTGCATCATGAACACTACGCTGGACCAGGACTCCGCCACCGCCATCCTCACCGTCGTCG AGGCTACCCCACCTCCACCTATCGTCTACG AACGACCGGACCCGCCCACCGACCTGGAGCTGACGGACCTGCAGAGCCGAAGCGTCCAGCTCACCTGGACACCTGGAGACGAACACAACAGCGAAATCCAGA GCTTCCTCATCCAGTACGAGGACGCGCTTCACCAGCCCGACGTGTGGCTGAACCTCACCGACGTCCCGGGGTCCAAGACCACCgccctgctggacctgtcccCCTACGCGCACTACGCCTTCCGGGTCCTGGCGCTCAACAAGATGGGCCTGAGCCAGCCCAGCGCCCGGTCGCAGGAGTACAGGACCATGGGGGCAG CACCCGATGAAAACCCTTCTGGAGTGGAAGGTGTAGGAACCGAACACGACAACATGGTGATATCatggaag CCCCTGACAGGCCTGCAGTCCAACGGCCCCGAGCTGCAGTACAAAGTCATCTGGAGGCTGAAGGACGTGGACAACGACTGGTCCTCCGTGACGGTGGCCAACGTGTCCAAGTTCGTGGTCTCGGGGACGCCCACCTTCGTCCCGTACGAGATCAAGGTCCAGGCCGTGAACAAGTTCGGGAGCGGCCCGGAGCCGGAGGTGTTCCTGGGCTACTCTGGAGAGGACT TGCCCACGGTCGCCCCCGGCAACATCAGGGTCCAGGTGCAGAACAGCACGCTGGCGGAAGTGCACTGGGACCCCGTCCCTCCCGAAACGGTCCGGGGGCGACTGAAAGGCTACAGG GTGCACTACTGGAAGGAAAGGAGTCTGCACAAACACCACCCACacctggaggagcagcaggtCCTGACCTTcagcagaaataaaacccaCGGCAAGCTGCCCGGCCTCCACCCCTACAGCCTCTACACCTTCAACGTCCGGGCCTTCAACGGAAGAGGGGACGGGCAACACAGCACCAATCAGCAGTTCAAGACCCCCGAGGGAG TGCCCGGACTCCCGGCTCTCCTGAGGGTTACCAACATCCACCTGGACTCTGTGACTCTGGAGTGGGAGCCTCCATTCGAGCGCAATGGGCTCCTGACGGGATACACACTCAGATACCAGCCCA TCAACAGCACCAGCGAGCTTGGGCCGCTGGAGGAAGTGACTCTCCTGCCCAACGAGACTTCCTTCACTCTGCAGAATCTGAAGCCCATCACCCGCTACAAGTTTTACCTCCACGCAAACACGGCACAAGGCCCGGGACCTGCCAGGACAGAAGAAGCGATTTCCATTATGGATGAGG CTTTAATGGGAAAGCCCGCAGTAGAAGTGGGCAAAG GGCGTACAGAACCCCCTCATCCAATCTCACCAATCACACAGTCTCCGCGCCCTACATTTCGCAAGG TGCCTCCCGCCGTTCCGGCTTTTGGGAATGTTAGCTGGTCCGTCAGGGAGAACGGAGCCGTTATCAATTGGGAATACTGGGGAGCCGATAAGAGCGTTTATGTTGAATATGTCGTAGAAAACA GTAAAGAAGATTGGAAAAGAGAGTATGTTAATGGCTCCCAGACGTATCAGATAGAAGGCTTAAAGCCGGGAACTTCGTATAGAGTGCGAGTTGTCGCTAGAGATCAGTCCGACGCGATCGTGCACAGTACAGAGGATTTATCGATTACGGTTCCAG CCATGGCGAGCCGGCAGGTGGACATCGCCACGCAGGGCTGGTTCATCGGCCTAATGTGTGCCATCGCCCTGCTCATCCTGGTGCTGCTCATCGTCTGCTTCATCAAGAGGAACAAGGGGGGCAAGTACCCGG tgaaagaaaaagaggacgCTCACGCAGATCCCGAAATCCAGCCAATGAAGGAGGACGACGGAACCTTCGGGGAGTACAG CGACACCGAGGACCATAAGCCCCTGAAAGGGAGCCGCACGCCATCCAACGGGACGGTAAAGAAAGACGACAGTGACGACAGTTTAGTTGACTACGGGGAAGGCGGAGACGGGCAGTTCAACGAGGACGGATCGTTTATCGGACAGTACAGcgggaagaaggagaaggacacCGCCGAGGGGAACGAGAGCTCGGAGGCGCCCTCCCCCGTTAACGCCATGAACTCATTCGTGTAA